A part of Solicola gregarius genomic DNA contains:
- a CDS encoding NADPH-dependent FMN reductase encodes MADIALRVMTLCGNPRAGSRTFTLTQLVGEAIADSARGSGLGVRHTTIDLAAYSSALSTPASREIGDAVAEVRSSDVLIVSTPIYKGSYTGLLKSFLDVFPHRGLDSVTAVPVTVQASPAHVFAADLHLRPLLLDLGATTPTSALAVTEDQLEGAPDVVREWAIDQAPLAISAAQILNRTGVLA; translated from the coding sequence ATGGCAGATATTGCATTGCGCGTTATGACGCTCTGCGGCAACCCGCGCGCGGGGTCACGCACATTCACGCTTACGCAGCTTGTGGGTGAGGCGATCGCCGACTCCGCGCGCGGGAGCGGCCTCGGCGTGCGACATACGACGATCGACCTGGCCGCGTACTCCTCGGCACTGTCGACGCCGGCGAGCCGAGAGATCGGCGATGCGGTCGCGGAGGTACGTTCCAGCGACGTCCTGATCGTGTCGACGCCGATCTACAAGGGCTCGTACACCGGTCTCCTCAAGTCGTTCCTCGACGTGTTCCCACACCGCGGCCTCGACAGCGTCACCGCGGTACCGGTGACAGTTCAGGCGAGCCCGGCGCATGTATTTGCGGCAGACCTGCACCTGCGGCCGCTGCTGCTCGACCTCGGTGCGACGACGCCGACGAGTGCGCTCGCGGTGACCGAGGACCAGCTCGAGGGCGCGCCCGACGTCGTACGCGAGTGGGCGATCGACCAGGCACCACTCGCGATCTCCGCGGCTCAGATCCTCAACCGGACAGGGGTTCTCGCGTGA
- a CDS encoding SfnB family sulfur acquisition oxidoreductase has translation MTAQILTRAVTIIGSDDDAVASARTLAAEFAVDAAERDLNRILPAAEIDALSAAGLFAITVPREYGGADVRASTVSEVFRLLATADPNIAQIPHSHFVYVNLLRLTATSRQREQLFGEILSGGRLANAQSERASKTVRDINTTLKPIGSGGFVLQGTKYYCTGSLFADRIPVLARLDDPNHVAGLEEGEYVAYVPATTPGVTVEDDWDALGQRLTASGTVRLNDVQIAAEWVVPRNPAFDQPHSYGAFAQLLHAAIDVGIARGALDEAATFVNTKSRPWYEAEVEHAASDPLVIQRFGELSVEVAAAESVLRTAGERLDRALAMPHEQSATEASIAVATAKILGEKASIAASSALFEVSGTRSAAAELNLSRHWRNARTHTLHDPIRWKYQHIGRHALSGTAPPRSAVI, from the coding sequence GTGACCGCCCAGATACTCACCCGCGCCGTCACGATCATCGGCTCTGACGACGATGCCGTCGCGAGCGCGCGTACGCTCGCCGCGGAGTTCGCTGTCGATGCCGCCGAGCGCGACCTGAACCGCATTCTCCCCGCGGCCGAGATCGACGCACTGAGCGCCGCCGGTCTGTTCGCGATCACCGTGCCCCGTGAGTACGGCGGCGCGGACGTGCGAGCATCGACGGTCTCGGAGGTCTTCCGGCTGCTCGCGACGGCCGACCCGAACATCGCGCAGATCCCGCACAGCCACTTCGTGTACGTGAACCTGCTGCGCCTCACCGCGACGTCGCGGCAGCGTGAGCAGCTGTTTGGGGAGATCCTGTCGGGCGGCCGGCTCGCGAACGCCCAATCGGAGCGGGCGAGCAAGACCGTGCGCGATATCAACACGACGCTCAAGCCCATCGGCTCGGGTGGATTCGTGCTCCAGGGCACGAAGTACTACTGCACAGGGTCGCTGTTCGCCGACCGTATCCCCGTGCTCGCGCGTCTCGACGACCCGAACCACGTGGCAGGGCTCGAGGAGGGCGAGTACGTCGCGTACGTACCGGCAACGACGCCGGGCGTGACGGTCGAGGACGACTGGGACGCCCTCGGCCAGCGGCTCACCGCGAGTGGCACCGTCCGGCTGAACGACGTGCAGATCGCGGCCGAGTGGGTGGTTCCGCGCAACCCGGCGTTCGACCAACCACACAGCTATGGGGCCTTCGCGCAGCTCCTGCATGCCGCCATCGACGTCGGCATCGCCCGCGGAGCGCTGGACGAGGCGGCGACGTTCGTGAACACGAAGAGCCGTCCTTGGTACGAGGCCGAGGTCGAGCACGCCGCGAGCGACCCGCTCGTGATCCAGCGGTTCGGCGAGCTGAGTGTCGAGGTCGCCGCGGCCGAGTCGGTGCTCCGTACCGCCGGGGAGCGCCTCGACCGCGCGTTGGCGATGCCGCACGAGCAGTCGGCGACCGAGGCGTCGATCGCGGTCGCGACCGCGAAGATCCTCGGAGAGAAGGCATCGATCGCGGCGAGCTCGGCGTTGTTCGAGGTCTCGGGTACTCGCTCTGCCGCCGCCGAGCTGAACCTCAGCAGGCACTGGCGAAACGCGCGTACGCACACGCTGCATGACCCGATCCGCTGGAAGTACCAGCACATCGGCCGCCATGCGTTGTCCGGCACCGCGCCGCCGCGGAGCGCGGTCATCTGA
- a CDS encoding GIDE domain-containing protein produces MGLIIVGVVVILFAALPAFMIVLERRSIQRMTVTDTATAAELTALARAAVAAGGGGSFNHPAEVKGVVRFGPGGPLTSQLTDTRCVWFRHKVEREFTERRGERTRRKTETLTSSRSDEPFYVEDATGTVLVRPTVNIEKARKVIDEFREPGPADGFAADNGVLPMLGGLLLGAGARTGTIGFRSREWVLEEGSRVYVLGEATDVDGEVVIGEPSDAQPLVISTRSESELSREHGRKGVVHILVGLACVAAGVTLVVLGATG; encoded by the coding sequence ATGGGCCTCATCATCGTCGGAGTCGTCGTGATCCTGTTCGCTGCGCTGCCGGCGTTCATGATCGTTCTCGAGCGGCGATCGATTCAGCGCATGACCGTGACCGACACGGCGACGGCGGCAGAGCTCACGGCACTCGCCCGGGCCGCCGTCGCGGCGGGCGGAGGCGGTTCGTTCAACCATCCCGCCGAGGTGAAAGGAGTCGTACGCTTCGGACCGGGCGGCCCGCTGACGTCTCAGCTCACCGATACGAGGTGCGTGTGGTTCCGCCACAAGGTCGAGCGTGAGTTCACCGAACGCCGGGGCGAACGTACGCGCAGGAAGACCGAAACCCTCACATCGAGTAGGAGCGACGAGCCGTTCTACGTCGAGGACGCGACAGGCACGGTTCTCGTACGCCCGACCGTCAACATCGAGAAGGCCCGAAAGGTGATCGACGAGTTCCGCGAACCCGGGCCGGCTGACGGCTTCGCGGCCGACAACGGCGTCCTCCCCATGCTCGGTGGCCTGCTGCTCGGAGCGGGTGCCCGAACAGGCACGATCGGCTTCCGCAGTCGGGAGTGGGTTCTCGAGGAGGGCAGTCGTGTGTACGTACTCGGCGAAGCGACCGATGTCGACGGTGAGGTCGTGATCGGCGAGCCGAGCGACGCGCAGCCGCTGGTGATCTCGACACGTTCGGAGTCCGAGCTGAGCCGCGAGCACGGCCGGAAGGGCGTCGTCCACATCCTCGTAGGGCTGGCGTGTGTTGCCGCCGGCGTGACCCTCGTCGTGCTGGGCGCCACCGGATGA
- a CDS encoding phosphodiesterase, translated as MLIAHLSDPHVSTRPDGGDAVTRFFEAVSRLEALRPLPDAVVVTGDLTDNGAPDEYVIVRGLLERLAMPVHVVPGNHDAAPELLSSLGGSGFASAALPEPDRCYYRVDHPEVSLICCDSSVPGEPYGMLGAAQLEWLDAELGGLDGRQVLVAMHHPPVRTGIGVMDEIMLRDADALASVLERHRPVQRILAGHVHRSITAGYAGAVVSIAPSTYRQVHLNLDPHADTGAFVAEPPGFLLHQVSGASAVTHLVPVRHTSQPAGQI; from the coding sequence GTGCTGATCGCTCATCTCTCCGACCCACACGTGTCGACCCGTCCGGATGGTGGCGACGCCGTCACGCGCTTCTTCGAGGCGGTGAGTCGGCTCGAAGCACTCAGGCCGCTGCCCGATGCGGTCGTCGTCACCGGCGACCTGACCGACAACGGTGCCCCCGATGAGTACGTCATCGTCCGTGGGCTGCTCGAACGGCTCGCGATGCCGGTGCACGTGGTGCCGGGGAACCACGATGCTGCGCCCGAGTTACTGAGCTCGCTCGGCGGCAGCGGGTTCGCGTCGGCTGCGCTGCCGGAGCCGGATCGCTGCTACTACCGCGTCGACCATCCCGAGGTCAGCCTGATCTGCTGCGACTCCAGCGTCCCCGGCGAACCGTACGGGATGCTCGGCGCGGCTCAGCTGGAGTGGCTCGACGCAGAGCTGGGCGGCCTGGACGGGCGGCAGGTGCTCGTCGCGATGCACCATCCGCCGGTACGAACGGGCATCGGTGTCATGGACGAGATCATGCTCCGCGACGCCGATGCACTCGCCTCCGTGCTCGAGCGGCACAGGCCGGTGCAGCGGATCCTTGCGGGCCACGTGCATCGTTCCATCACCGCCGGCTACGCCGGTGCCGTGGTGAGTATCGCCCCGAGCACGTACCGCCAGGTGCACCTGAACCTCGATCCGCACGCAGACACCGGCGCGTTCGTGGCCGAGCCGCCGGGATTCCTGCTGCATCAGGTCTCTGGCGCGAGCGCGGTCACGCATCTCGTCCCGGTGCGGCACACGTCGCAGCCCGCCGGGCAGATCTGA
- a CDS encoding MFS transporter: protein MHQSAPRTRAHLLDRDHRLVSIGMIALVALAAFEAMAVTAAMPTVADALDGLSLYPLAFALPLATGIVGMAVGGNLSDVRGPLLPLLGGVAVFAVGLLAAGAAPTMLVLTLARGFQGFGSGVLIVALYVVVARQFPTSLQPRVFAAFAGAWVIPAIVGPAIAGLIVDHLGWRWVFLSVPALAIVALGLLVPSLRSGLRTPDREAIETRAQTGVGWSIVAAVAATALHLAGQSNGLRAVAFAVAGLAGLVAAVPRLLPRGTSRMRRGLPAVVATRGIISAAFVTAEVLVLLLLNRERGLSPGHAGLALTAAAVAWSAGSWWQGRDSVSIPRWRIAQYGAISLVIGIAGSALVTVPAVPVYVALPTWALAGLGMGMVMPTVSLLTLSASRAGDEGHNSSALQISDAIASTVALAVTGTAFLALLDASGSVAYVVGFAASATLAAYGAAQAHRMAPAEEGQSA from the coding sequence ATGCACCAGTCAGCGCCTCGTACGCGGGCCCACCTCCTCGACCGTGACCACCGGCTCGTCAGCATCGGCATGATCGCACTGGTGGCGCTTGCGGCGTTCGAGGCGATGGCCGTGACCGCGGCGATGCCGACCGTCGCCGATGCCCTTGACGGGCTCTCGCTCTATCCGCTGGCGTTCGCGCTGCCGCTGGCGACCGGCATCGTCGGGATGGCCGTCGGTGGCAATCTCAGCGACGTACGCGGACCGCTCCTGCCGCTCCTCGGCGGCGTCGCCGTCTTCGCGGTCGGCCTGCTGGCCGCCGGAGCCGCACCGACCATGCTGGTGCTGACGCTCGCGCGCGGCTTCCAGGGGTTCGGCAGCGGCGTACTCATCGTCGCCCTGTACGTCGTCGTCGCGCGGCAGTTCCCGACCAGCCTGCAACCGCGCGTCTTCGCCGCATTCGCCGGAGCGTGGGTGATTCCGGCGATCGTCGGGCCGGCGATCGCCGGGCTGATCGTCGACCACCTCGGCTGGCGCTGGGTCTTCCTCAGCGTTCCCGCGCTCGCGATCGTCGCGCTGGGCCTGCTCGTCCCGTCGCTTCGCAGCGGGCTGCGTACGCCCGACCGGGAAGCCATCGAGACCCGCGCACAGACCGGTGTCGGCTGGTCGATCGTCGCCGCGGTTGCCGCTACGGCGCTGCATCTCGCCGGCCAGAGCAACGGCCTTCGCGCCGTCGCGTTCGCCGTCGCGGGGCTTGCGGGCCTCGTCGCCGCCGTACCTCGACTCCTTCCCCGTGGCACATCGCGGATGCGTCGCGGGCTACCGGCGGTCGTCGCCACCCGCGGGATCATCTCGGCCGCATTCGTCACGGCCGAGGTCTTGGTCCTGCTCCTCCTCAACCGTGAGCGCGGCCTTTCGCCGGGGCACGCCGGGCTCGCACTCACGGCGGCCGCGGTCGCCTGGTCGGCCGGCTCCTGGTGGCAGGGGCGCGACTCGGTCTCGATTCCACGTTGGCGGATCGCGCAGTACGGTGCGATCTCCCTCGTGATCGGCATTGCCGGCTCGGCCCTGGTCACGGTGCCGGCCGTACCCGTCTACGTCGCGTTGCCGACCTGGGCGCTTGCCGGCCTCGGGATGGGGATGGTGATGCCGACCGTTTCACTGCTCACCTTGTCGGCATCGAGGGCAGGCGACGAGGGCCACAACTCGTCCGCCCTGCAGATCAGCGACGCCATCGCGTCGACCGTCGCGCTGGCGGTGACGGGTACGGCCTTCCTCGCCCTGCTCGATGCCAGCGGCAGCGTTGCGTACGTCGTCGGTTTCGCGGCGTCCGCCACCCTGGCCGCCTACGGTGCGGCACAGGCCCACCGAATGGCGCCGGCGGAGGAGGGACAGTCAGCGTGA
- a CDS encoding outer membrane protein assembly factor BamB family protein, which yields MRRVTFLAPLVLAVACGCSSADGHPDQTAGSGSSGSNGSVASSPYDVTWTSGRDAEMLLTAVVCGGAMAGGTIDASRPVVLEDMRSGRIVRPRELALRPDDDGGLPPVTTFTCADTSRGPRIVVEQTMTYASQKRTVHRLSGLEPGGEVAWTRRLGRSADIATIEGGTVALTIGGDGLYDRSAAIDAADGSSIVTDVRLDRLKPVSTNRLAYFESDTLDPVITDAERRPVARVSLADRIEPRLLGWVGGDGIAVLTAAQYEMTAFDADTGRRLWSLPTGDPGAGESTIDVEAGVLITTDSLRGEDLPAPTGRGPNTYAGIDVESGDVLWRWSSDLSPSELVAAGGAFAVEPLGAEFGDGEAVFDSRTGTPIELADEVDPVALSSDGILVADGAKLQLLSRR from the coding sequence ATGCGTCGCGTGACCTTCCTGGCACCGCTCGTCCTCGCCGTCGCCTGCGGATGCAGCTCTGCCGACGGCCATCCTGACCAGACAGCGGGTTCGGGGAGCTCGGGCTCGAACGGGTCGGTCGCGTCATCCCCCTACGACGTGACCTGGACGTCGGGACGTGACGCGGAGATGCTGCTGACGGCGGTCGTTTGCGGCGGTGCGATGGCTGGGGGCACCATCGACGCCTCGCGCCCAGTGGTACTCGAGGACATGCGGTCAGGACGCATTGTCCGCCCGAGGGAACTGGCGCTTCGCCCGGACGATGACGGCGGGCTGCCGCCGGTCACGACGTTCACATGCGCCGACACGAGTCGCGGTCCGCGAATCGTCGTCGAACAGACGATGACGTATGCGAGTCAGAAGCGCACGGTACACAGGTTGTCCGGGCTCGAGCCGGGCGGCGAGGTCGCCTGGACTCGCAGGCTCGGCCGATCGGCTGACATCGCCACGATCGAGGGCGGCACCGTCGCGCTGACGATCGGCGGCGACGGTCTGTACGACCGATCGGCGGCCATCGACGCCGCCGACGGCTCGTCGATCGTGACCGACGTGCGTCTCGATCGACTGAAACCGGTATCGACCAACCGCCTTGCGTACTTCGAGTCCGACACACTCGATCCCGTCATCACCGATGCCGAGCGGCGCCCGGTGGCACGCGTCTCGCTGGCCGACCGGATCGAACCGCGCCTCCTCGGCTGGGTCGGTGGCGATGGGATCGCGGTCCTGACAGCCGCGCAGTACGAGATGACCGCGTTCGACGCCGACACCGGTCGGAGGCTGTGGAGCCTGCCCACCGGCGATCCCGGTGCGGGCGAGTCCACGATCGACGTGGAAGCGGGCGTACTCATAACGACAGATTCGCTCCGTGGCGAGGACCTGCCGGCACCGACCGGCCGCGGGCCGAACACGTATGCCGGCATCGACGTCGAGTCCGGTGACGTTCTGTGGCGTTGGAGCAGCGACCTGTCGCCGTCCGAACTGGTGGCGGCAGGCGGCGCGTTCGCGGTCGAACCGTTGGGCGCGGAGTTCGGCGACGGCGAGGCGGTGTTCGACAGCCGAACGGGTACGCCCATCGAGTTGGCCGACGAGGTGGACCCTGTCGCGCTGAGCTCCGACGGGATTCTCGTTGCCGACGGCGCGAAGCTGCAGCTGCTCTCGCGCCGATAA
- a CDS encoding RNA polymerase sigma-70 factor has translation MLDSPQTATETFVDHRKLLFTVAYEILGSAADAEDVLQETWLRWSDVDLDQVRERRAYLVKITTRQALNRLRTLSRRKESYVGPWLPEPLLTAPDVAEDIELADSVSTAMLLVLETLAPVERAVFVLREVFDFGYDEIAEAVDKSPAAVRQIAHRARGHVAARRLREVVSAHDTRATLAAFQSAATTGDLQGLLDLLAPEVVMLGDGGGLKQAAPRPVHGPDKVARLVVGGLGKVSDTTQLRAAEVNGQPALILWMHGEIDTVVTVRIEQEVITGIYAVRNPEKLSHVGAETALSR, from the coding sequence ATGCTGGACTCGCCGCAAACCGCGACTGAGACGTTCGTGGATCACCGAAAGCTGCTGTTCACCGTCGCGTACGAGATTCTCGGCTCGGCCGCGGACGCCGAGGACGTGCTGCAGGAGACCTGGCTCCGATGGAGTGATGTCGACCTCGACCAGGTTCGGGAGCGGCGTGCGTACCTCGTCAAGATCACGACCCGGCAGGCGCTCAATCGGCTGCGGACGCTGTCTCGGCGCAAGGAGTCGTATGTCGGCCCGTGGCTTCCCGAGCCGCTGCTCACGGCGCCCGACGTCGCCGAGGACATCGAGTTGGCCGACAGTGTTTCGACGGCGATGCTGCTGGTGTTGGAGACGCTAGCGCCGGTCGAACGCGCCGTGTTCGTGCTCCGCGAGGTCTTCGATTTCGGTTACGACGAGATCGCTGAGGCCGTCGACAAGAGTCCGGCAGCGGTACGGCAGATAGCGCATCGAGCGCGCGGACACGTTGCCGCGCGCCGGCTGCGCGAGGTCGTCTCCGCGCACGACACCCGCGCGACGCTCGCTGCGTTCCAGAGTGCGGCGACGACGGGCGACCTCCAGGGACTCCTCGACCTGCTCGCGCCTGAGGTCGTCATGTTGGGCGACGGCGGCGGGCTCAAGCAGGCTGCGCCGCGACCGGTTCACGGGCCGGACAAGGTCGCGCGTCTGGTGGTCGGCGGCTTGGGCAAGGTTTCGGACACGACCCAGTTGCGGGCGGCCGAGGTCAATGGTCAGCCGGCGTTGATCCTGTGGATGCACGGCGAGATCGACACGGTCGTGACGGTGCGCATCGAGCAGGAGGTCATCACCGGGATCTATGCCGTACGCAATCCCGAGAAGCTGTCCCACGTCGGCGCCGAGACGGCGCTGAGCCGCTGA
- a CDS encoding carboxymuconolactone decarboxylase family protein, which yields MEPRLNLFTNEVASKFMKRFANASMVIHQAIPTTLHELVSLRVSQINGCGWCVDMHTKEAAAAGETAVRLSLVAVWRETTVFNEAERAALALAEEGTRLADAHEGVSDDTWEHVRKHFDENQIAGLVSLVGLVNAANRFAVIVHQRGGSYEPGMAPPS from the coding sequence ATGGAACCCCGGCTCAATCTGTTCACCAACGAGGTCGCCAGTAAGTTCATGAAGCGGTTCGCCAACGCCTCGATGGTGATCCACCAAGCCATCCCGACGACGCTCCACGAACTCGTCTCGTTGCGGGTCAGCCAGATCAACGGCTGCGGATGGTGTGTCGACATGCACACCAAGGAGGCCGCGGCGGCCGGCGAGACCGCAGTCAGGCTGAGTCTCGTCGCGGTGTGGCGCGAGACCACCGTCTTCAACGAGGCCGAACGAGCCGCGCTCGCGTTGGCCGAGGAGGGCACCCGCCTCGCGGATGCGCACGAGGGCGTCTCGGATGACACCTGGGAGCACGTACGCAAGCACTTCGATGAGAACCAGATCGCGGGGTTGGTGAGCCTCGTCGGCCTGGTCAACGCCGCCAACCGGTTCGCCGTGATCGTTCATCAGCGAGGCGGCTCGTACGAGCCCGGCATGGCCCCGCCGAGCTGA
- a CDS encoding carboxyl transferase domain-containing protein, producing MRELVAELRERLAVVRQGGSEAARAKHEGRGKLLVRERVDRLLDPGSPFLEVAPLAAGGMYDDAVPSAGIVTGIGRIHGRECVIVANDATVKGGTYYPLTVKKHLRAQTIAADNRLPCIYLVDSGGAFLPMQDEVFPDREHFGRIFFNQANLSKRGIPQIAAVMGSCTAGGAYVPAMSDESVIVKEQGTIFLGGPPLVKAATGEVVTAEDLGGGDVHARTSGVVDHLANDDAEALAIVRSIVDTLEPPRASSIARYESEEPLADPAELYDVVPTDSRTPYDVREIIRRIVDESRLHEFKQLYGETLVCGFARIWGYPVAIVANNGILFSESALKGAHFIELANQRGVPLVFLQNITGFMVGREYENGGIAKDGAKLVTAVASSVVPKFTVVVGGSFGAGNYGMCGRAYDPRFLWMWPNARISVMGGEQAASVLATVRRDGLEARGEEWPATDEEAFKAPIRDQYEQQGSPYYSTARLWDDGIIDPVDTRRVLGMGLAAAAHAPVPEPSYGVFRM from the coding sequence ATGCGTGAACTGGTCGCCGAGCTGCGCGAGCGTCTTGCCGTCGTACGCCAGGGCGGTTCCGAAGCGGCGCGGGCCAAGCATGAGGGGCGAGGCAAGCTGCTCGTACGCGAGCGGGTCGACCGGTTGCTCGACCCGGGTTCGCCGTTCCTCGAGGTTGCGCCGCTGGCCGCGGGTGGCATGTACGACGACGCTGTGCCGAGTGCCGGCATCGTCACCGGCATCGGCCGCATCCATGGCCGCGAATGCGTGATCGTGGCGAACGACGCGACGGTCAAGGGCGGCACGTACTATCCGCTGACGGTGAAGAAGCACCTACGTGCGCAGACGATCGCCGCGGACAACCGGTTGCCGTGCATCTACCTGGTCGACTCCGGTGGCGCGTTCCTGCCGATGCAGGACGAGGTGTTTCCCGACCGCGAGCACTTCGGGCGGATCTTCTTCAACCAGGCCAACCTGTCGAAGCGCGGCATCCCCCAGATCGCCGCGGTGATGGGGTCGTGCACTGCCGGTGGCGCGTACGTCCCGGCGATGTCAGACGAGTCCGTGATCGTCAAGGAGCAAGGCACGATCTTCCTCGGCGGCCCGCCCCTGGTGAAGGCGGCGACCGGAGAGGTCGTGACGGCCGAGGACCTCGGCGGCGGCGACGTCCACGCACGTACATCGGGCGTCGTCGACCACCTGGCGAACGACGACGCCGAGGCCTTGGCCATCGTCCGCTCGATCGTCGACACCCTCGAACCGCCGCGTGCTTCGAGTATCGCGCGGTACGAGTCTGAAGAACCGCTCGCGGATCCGGCCGAGCTGTACGACGTCGTACCCACCGACTCGCGCACCCCCTACGACGTACGCGAGATCATCCGGCGCATCGTGGACGAGTCGCGTCTGCACGAGTTCAAACAGCTCTACGGCGAGACGCTGGTATGCGGGTTCGCCCGCATCTGGGGCTATCCGGTCGCGATCGTCGCCAACAACGGCATCCTGTTCTCGGAGTCCGCTCTCAAGGGTGCGCACTTCATCGAGCTCGCCAACCAGCGCGGCGTCCCGCTCGTCTTCCTGCAGAACATCACCGGCTTCATGGTCGGCAGGGAGTACGAGAACGGCGGCATCGCCAAGGACGGCGCGAAGCTCGTCACGGCGGTCGCCAGCTCGGTCGTGCCGAAGTTCACCGTCGTGGTCGGCGGCTCGTTCGGCGCCGGCAACTACGGCATGTGCGGGCGCGCGTACGACCCGAGGTTCCTGTGGATGTGGCCGAACGCGCGCATCTCCGTCATGGGCGGCGAGCAGGCCGCCTCGGTGCTCGCGACCGTGCGTCGTGACGGCCTGGAGGCGCGTGGCGAGGAGTGGCCGGCCACCGACGAGGAGGCGTTCAAGGCACCGATCCGTGACCAGTACGAGCAGCAGGGCTCGCCGTACTACTCGACCGCCCGACTCTGGGACGACGGCATCATCGACCCCGTCGACACCCGACGCGTACTCGGCATGGGGCTCGCGGCCGCGGCGCACGCGCCTGTCCCCGAGCCGTCGTACGGTGTCTTCCGGATGTGA
- a CDS encoding TetR/AcrR family transcriptional regulator, producing the protein MGNGRKQQILDTAAGLFAERGFHGVSVHDIGTAIGVSGPALYRHFDGKDAILAEMLVDISNRLLDEGGRRVESASTALESLQSLVDWHVDFALTYPSLIVVQEREWANLPEKIQDTVRATQLAYIDLWVTALRTLRPELDVRSARAAAQAAFGLINSTPHSARIGRPAMRDLLTEMAVAALLGRAASGS; encoded by the coding sequence ATGGGCAACGGCCGCAAACAGCAGATTCTCGACACCGCGGCCGGCCTGTTCGCCGAGCGCGGTTTCCACGGAGTCTCGGTGCACGACATCGGCACGGCGATCGGGGTATCCGGGCCCGCCCTCTACCGGCACTTCGACGGCAAGGACGCGATCCTCGCCGAGATGCTCGTCGACATCAGCAACCGGCTACTCGACGAAGGCGGCCGCCGGGTCGAATCTGCGTCGACCGCGCTCGAGTCGCTGCAGTCGCTCGTCGACTGGCACGTCGACTTCGCGCTCACGTACCCGTCGCTGATCGTCGTGCAGGAACGCGAGTGGGCGAACCTTCCCGAGAAGATTCAAGACACGGTACGCGCGACGCAGCTCGCGTACATCGACCTCTGGGTCACTGCGCTTCGGACGCTGCGACCGGAGCTCGACGTACGCTCCGCGCGCGCCGCCGCGCAGGCGGCGTTCGGGCTGATCAACTCGACTCCGCACTCCGCGCGGATCGGGCGCCCGGCCATGCGCGACCTGCTGACCGAGATGGCTGTCGCCGCACTGCTCGGACGCGCCGCGTCCGGCAGCTGA